From Terriglobales bacterium:
CTGGCGGAGTGGAAGACGTGCTCGAAGATGTCCGGGTCCTCGTTGCCACCGATCCAGCGCAGCGAGTACATCTGGAAGGAGCCGTGGACCACGTCCGAATAAAAGGTGCCGAACTCGTAGCTGCGGATTTCGAGCGCGATGCCCACCTGGCGCAGCTGCTGCTGCAGCACTGCCGCCATCAGACGCGAGGATTCTTCCGTCGAGGTCTTCATGGTCAGATGCAGGCGGACGCCGTCCGCGCCGGGCGCGTAGCCCGCTTCCGAGAGCAAGCGCATCGCGGTCTGCGGGTCATACGGCTGCGGCGGGACGTCAGAAGCGAAGGCCCAGTGCTCGGGCGGCAGCACGCTCTCGGCCGGGCGCGCCATGCCCCGCCACAGATACTGGAGCAGCGGACGGCGATCGATGGCGTAGGCCAGCGCCCGGCGCACGCGTGCGTCCTTGAGCAGCGGATCGCGCAGGTTGAAGGCCAGATAGGCGTAGATGGTCCCCGGTGACTGCTCGACCGCCAGCCGCCCCTCGCTGCGCAGCTCCGCTACCGTGTCCGCGGGCAGGGCGTTGATGGCGACGTCGGCGCTGCCCTTGCGCAGCTCCAGCGCCCGCGTGGTCGCATCCGGCACCACCGCGAAGCGCACCCGCGGGATCTTGGCTTTTTCTCCCCAGTAATCGGCGTTGCGTTCGATCACCACCTCGCTGTCCGTCTGCTGCCGCACGAAGCGGAAGGGACCGGAGCCCATGGGCGCGCGCCCGAAGTCTCGCCCGCTGCCGTAAGGCACGATGCCGATCGCTCCGGACGAAACGTTCCAGGGCAGCGTGGCGTAGGGCTCCTTCATGCGGAAGATGACGGTCGCATCATCCGGCGCTTCTATGCGCCCGACGAAGCGGAAGGTGCTGGCCTTGGCGGTGATGATGGTGCCATCCATCATGGAATCGAAGGTCCACTTCACGTCGCGGGCGGTCAGCGGACGGCCGTCGTGGAAGCGCACGCCGCGCCGCAGGTGGAAGACGTAGGTCAGCGGGTCGGGAAGCTCCCAGCGCTCGGCCAGGCCGGGCCGCAGCTCGAAGTGCTCGTCGCGCGTGAGCAGGCCGTCAAACAAGAGTTGATCGATGCGCTCCGACTGCGCGTCCGTGCCGATGCGGGGATCGAGGTTCGACGGACTGCTCTCGATGATCATGACCAGCGTCTGCGGATCGGGCCGCTGGGCGCAGGAGACAAGGAAACAAGAGAGAAGGACGCTGAGCAGCAGTCCAAGCACGCGCGTCTTGCCGGATGTTCTCAAGGGTCCCCGATCGCAAGCTAGAAGCTAGAGGATAGAAGCTAGAAGCTGATCTTGCCCAGCACTGCCGCCCGTCTGGCCCCGGTCGCGGACGGGATGTTCGACGGCTGCCGCTGCCATGTCTGATACGCCAGCAGCGCGAACGCTACCGCCTCCTTTGCCTCCGAAGGGACGCGGAATTCCTCCGGGTGCCGCAGTCGCAGTCCCAGCACGGATACTTCCTTGCTTAGCATCCGCATCAGCGTTCTATTCTTCGCGCCACCGCCGGAAACGATGTATTCCCGAAAGCGCTTTCCTCCGTGCCGCCGTGTCTCCGGGGTGAAAATGAGTCTGCGGAGCGCATCGCCGATGGAGCACGCGGTCAGCGCCGTCGCCGTGGCCACCACGTCTTCCTTCTTCGCCCGGCCGCAGCGCCGCAGAAACTCCGCCACAAACTCCCGCCCGAACTGCTCCCGC
This genomic window contains:
- a CDS encoding ABC transporter substrate-binding protein; translation: MRTSGKTRVLGLLLSVLLSCFLVSCAQRPDPQTLVMIIESSPSNLDPRIGTDAQSERIDQLLFDGLLTRDEHFELRPGLAERWELPDPLTYVFHLRRGVRFHDGRPLTARDVKWTFDSMMDGTIITAKASTFRFVGRIEAPDDATVIFRMKEPYATLPWNVSSGAIGIVPYGSGRDFGRAPMGSGPFRFVRQQTDSEVVIERNADYWGEKAKIPRVRFAVVPDATTRALELRKGSADVAINALPADTVAELRSEGRLAVEQSPGTIYAYLAFNLRDPLLKDARVRRALAYAIDRRPLLQYLWRGMARPAESVLPPEHWAFASDVPPQPYDPQTAMRLLSEAGYAPGADGVRLHLTMKTSTEESSRLMAAVLQQQLRQVGIALEIRSYEFGTFYSDVVHGSFQMYSLRWIGGNEDPDIFEHVFHSASFPPKRANRSYYSNPRVDELIDQARRGTDEAKRKLLYAEVQRIVAQDLPYINLWYMDNVLVHSRRVRNLKLSPSGNYDFLKTAELAP